The Amblyomma americanum isolate KBUSLIRL-KWMA chromosome 11, ASM5285725v1, whole genome shotgun sequence genome includes the window CTCGAAAATTTCGCGAACGTTGTATCCTTCATAAATCGCATTAGCTAAGCCCGCACATGTCATGTTGCCACAGATGCTTTAAGTGACAGCGAAATGGAAGATGGCAACCACGTAGTCGACTACCacaccttgtttcgttttttCTATCTTTTTCGCTATTTCCGAAAGTCTATTTCATGATATCTCATTAATGGTGAGCCCAAAAAATGCTCTTTTGAGAGATGAAACGAATGGTTCTTTTCTTTTCGAATGATAAAACTCAATTGCAAACCTAAAAGCCTTTCTGTGCTAGATTTAGGAATGACTGAACGCCCTTGCATGGCAACAAAAAGGACGAACCAACCTCAGTAGAAagcctaacattcaatatccccTGATCGGCCAGCTTCACGCACTGTATGACTGTTTTACAGCAGCACCTCAAGAGTGCGGAGATAATAGTTGCATAAATTTCTCATGTTTCGGATCTCGGTGTCTCTCACACATATATAAGTCCATCAGGAAAGATTATCTTCGCAGCTGTAGGGGACACGTAAGCTGTTTGTCGCTTTGATTATAATTATTCGGCAGAAAGGACACATAGGTTGATGCGACAGTAGTATTTAAAAGTGGAACAATAATTTTCCGTTCTCGGTGCGTCAAGAGTCAAGACCGACAAGGACTCCGTTATCGTTGCTTGAATGTCAATGGTAGTGAAGCATGTCCCCGGAGATCAGCTTCGGAAAACGGTCTTGACGCAGTCACGGTTTGTTTCTGAAAGCAAGCGCAAGCGTCCACACCTGTTTTTAAACTTTTGGACATTTCTGGCTCATAACAGCGGCTTCTATTGTCATTAGAACACAGTAGTTTTGATACACGCGAAATGTTTACTTCATTCTCCATAAATTATCTGGAAAGTGGTCAGAAAGGTGACGCCACACACAAAGGCGTATAGGAGGAGGAGGTAagctttattaaagaagaggtctcAGGCGCGGgctggggtgacgttcccctccccgcggggAGCTCCTCTTCTCCAAGGCTCCAAGTTGCCGACCGACGGTGttgttcggcgacctcttcggcccgctccgtgggttggagttgaacctccgggtccaagctgagcagcgcggcctcccactgcgattgggtacaGAGCTGCAGACTCTGTGATGGCTTGTCTCAATTACATGAGTATCGGATGTGTGGTGTGTCATGCCTTTTGGTGCCCGCCGGGAGAATTCTGACGGGGCTGGACTGTTCCGGGAACCATAcggagtacatgtacggattaaggaaagtgtctgtttggagctgccgccaactgacttgtgttttacttagagatctatgtgtttctgggaagatttgtcactctttctttcttgaagtgggtagcAATTTCTTCGTAGGTCGTCACTCGCTCCCTGGCCGACCTGAGGCTAGGTTGGCGCACCTCCCGGTTAATTaagaatcctcgggcaaattggttcgccgcctcgtttccagaaTGGCCCGAATTGGCGGGGACCCAGACAAAGGCGTATATTTCTGGCTTCTTTTGCAGGTTCGACGGCCCCGCTTTCTTCATTCACCACGTGCCCTCCCTGGGCGTCGACTTGCCTCGGCTTCTCGCGTCTCGGCTCGGCCGAACAGCCGCCCATAATCGCAGAGACTCCTTGCGGCTGCGGCTGGACCTGCTGAGTGATTGTCTGCGTCGGCAGCATCATAGCGCGCGTCCTTCAAGCGATGCCGCCGCCCGCGAGGACATGCTCGACCTATTGGCCCTACGTGTCGCCCTGCACGTGTTCCGTCACCAGGTGGCGCGTGGGAGCCGCCGGTGCGTATGGTCAGAGTACTGCATATATCTTCCACTTGCCGCCGTTCATGGAACCGATGCTGTCATGGCAGCGAACACCGACATTTATAGTTCGCTAATCGGCGACCTTTTCAAGCCTCTTAGCTGCCACCTGGGACCTGCAAGACGCACAAGGTGCTGTTTGAAGAAATCGAAAACATGTATTTTTCCACGGTTGCGGAAAAAAACTGTCCTGACAAGTTACTCTTCAATTTATTAACGCGACTGCGTTAAAGgtcccgttgtccagaaaatccgatgtcggcgtcgtgagcgaaaaatcacgagcttgattctggcaggtggtgcccagcgAGCAACCTATGAGGAAAGcgggccacctgggtcacgtgaccttgcggcgtcatcacaacctgctcattaTGACAGTtggcagtcaaattaatgattgttcgcccgggaagagcaacctaggccaCACAAGGCCCATGGCTGGGAgctcctgccatcgcagggcagtggcgcatcgcttaagtgCTGCACCATTGCGTTAGGAGGGGAATTAGGACTccctgggatctatgaatgtgaagtaaaGAATGGCCTTCTGCATATTTGCGGATTAActcataacgctatcgcgttcatcATACTCTAAAGGCGGAGCTTATATGTCCCCTCCAGTATTTGTTTCCACTTATTGTTCGGGTGCTGGTTCGCGATAACCCCGAAATCGGCTACGCAATCAACAGAGAGGTTGAACTTGTCGCCTATAGCAAGTACGCTGTAAAGGGAGACGCAAAGAGCACCACAAAATTGATTCTTGCACTCGCTACGTTTGGCAGCTGCAGACGTACACTTCCCTATCCGCTTGTGTGTAGGGGATCCTCTGGAAAAAATGTTTGGTGTTTCGGTTGCACGTGGTGGTACCTCACAAGAGACCGCGTCCCAGCGTTGCGGATCACGCCACTCTACACTGCCGTCAAAGTTCTAGTGTCTAGGAAGTTACACAAAGTGCAGTTACGCAAAGAACATTCACATAGTATGCGAATGTTCTTTGTGCAACTTCACGCTTGTCGgttgacgtcatcggggtagagAAGACAAAGAGAGAAGGAATGAGAACGATGCCTTTGGAGGTGCAGTTCTCCGCTTTCGCCTGACGCATTAACCCGAAATAGACGCTGTTAATGCCCTACACGGCATTGCATGTCCTTCTGGATGAATCCATGGCTCGTTACTCGTTCTGCGCAGATAGGAAAATGCAGCAGCTGCTCATTCTTACGCCTTTGCATTGTCTTGTCCGGTGTCCTTGGATAAATCACAAATTTTAGCCAACTGCAGTCAAGGCGAGCCATATTGAGGGCCAAGGGCATCGCAGAATTGTTCGATCTATCGCGTACTTCCGTCTATAAAAATTGCAGTGGATAACCTTATCTGTAACACACAAGCAATACATTGCACCCACGCTAGTGACGTGCGTCATGGCGCAGCCTGCAGGCTGAGCCCACCTCCCCTCTTTAGTCATCGTTAGGCTTAGCACTCCTCGTATCGAAGCCGCGGCGGACGGTGCTTTGGAAACAGCCACTGTTTATTAATAAGGTGTCAAATCGTGtcaaaccccaggtggtcgaagtttccggagcccttcactacggcgtctctcatagcctaagtcgctttgggacgttaaacctccataaaccataaactatcaTATCGTGTCACCAGTAGTCTCCACATATTATAATGTTATTAAAACATGGTATACAGTGGTTTTCCGGAAGGCCTTCGAGAGACCGCCGCTAGGCTTTACTAGTATAGTTAGATTGGCTTCATCGCATGGCACTGGTGTGACAGAAAATGAGTGCAGGAGACAGCAGGCCCCCTCAAGCACAACCCACGGTACATTGTCACGTGGTTTCACAGCGCTAGACCTGCCGGCGAATGCCCAACGCAGTGGACACGGCCACCTCCACGCTTTGCAGAACCGCCACTTGGTGGGGCGATGCATGCCGTTCGATGTATCGAACAACCTGCGAAATTGGAGCTCGATATGCTGAGCTAATTTCTTATACTTTTGTGCAGGATTTTGAAGAGGATAATCTGTTTGATACCGCAAATAATTCAAATTACCTCGGTTCGGTGTAAAAGAGCTTGACTGCATTAAATTAATTTTCAAAtttgcggcggctgcatttttatggaggcaaaacgctaaggcgcccgtgtgctgtgcgatttcagtgcacgtgaacgatccccaggtggtagaaattattccggagccctccactacggcacatttttcttcctttcctctttcgatcccacctttattccttcccttacggcgcggttcaggtgtccaacgatatatgagacagatactgcgccatttcctttccctaagaaccaattattattattattattattagtcactCCAGCTATCATGACTGCGCTCTTTTTACCGCTTGCGTCGAATTCTGCCGAGACGTTATTGACGAATAGACGCTAAATAAGTACATGGACCTACCCTTGGTCGCCATTCTTCATCCGCAGGTTTCATATGGGTGCAGTTAGTTCGGCTGCAAACGTGACGTACGGCACAGACCAGCTGTTCTTCTACGAGTTCGCCATGGACCGGTGCGAGGCCTACGACGAGGCTTACCTACAGCAGCGCACGGTCAACGGGCTGCGCTCGCCTGCTCCGACGCTCGTCAATGGACCACTCAGGAACCTCCGGACTTTCGCGAGGGCTTTCAGCTGCTCACGGGGTTCGCCAATGAGTCCCGAGCGCATATGCAAGCTTTAGGTTGCGTCGGATCGTCGTCGTGCTTAGCGTAATCCACGCGtgataaacacaaaaaaatcatTCACACATTGAATGACACCGATAGAAATTATAAGTGATAAAACCCTGTGGCACTATTCGATAAGGATCGCTTGGCGAAGAATTAAGACATTTCACGGAAACAACTTCTCTTCTACGTGCTGCTGGTTACGAGCTaacacacatgcgtcactatgATGTCACTTGGAAATGAAGACGTTGCCAACAGTGCATATGAGTGCTTGCTGCATCCATTGCTTGTGTTTTGTTTACTATGCTCCGACTGTTGTTTACGCCGCTCCTGGTTTGGTCTTGACAGGACCGATAGTCAGAGCAATACAAGTACATTGTaatgcacctttctctctacgGGGAAACACTGGGCGGGTGTCTTTGAAATGATTCGTTGAAGAACTTACCCCGAAAAGTAAAAATTAGTAGGGGGTTTAACCTAGTTAAAGCGAGTCGACGTGCGAAACCATGTCTTCGTTCatcaattggaggggacacttaagcgccGCCTTAATGGACGCGATAGCTTTGTAGGGTTAgcgcccatatgtgcagaattggtcattctctagcaATCACAGATTGCGGCCAGTCCTCATACCACAACCAGCgtagtggcgcagcggttaagggatgcggcACTCCACTGGCAGGCATGGCAGTTTCTAttacagccaccggtagggactgtgcgactcatgttgctcttcccgagcaaccactcgcgaaccaatcattattttaactgcctcctgccaagctgctcagtttgctcactacacggtgggcaggttgtgatgacgccctCCTCCGAGTGGCtacacctggcgcgacgctcctccgaacttacccgatcGCCCATTGGACCACACATGCCAGACGGGCATCTGGCTAATGTCCGAAGATGGATGTTCAAATCTCCGTAGGACATCCGCCAAAATTCACGGCACCTACTACGGGCATCTGTCGGATTTCCCCCTCAAAAAAATTGATGTCTGTGAGGACGTCCCACGTGCGTCTAAAGAGGACATACTGACATCCAGGGGACGTTCAAAATCGAGACACGCCCAGTGCAGAGATCCATGAGGTGTCCTCGAGATTGCTCCTATTGGCTGTGGCTTGCCCGACGCTCCTCCCAACTAACCTGAGCTTACCCGAGTAGCCCGGGTTAGTTCGGGGCACAAGACAAGACAAATTTCTTGTTCAGGGTTGGCTAGTTCGGAACGCAAGACAAGGCACAAgaaaagattcttgctcgggATTGGTACGTCTGGAGTCGTGCTTTCGTACCGAAGCGACGTAGCGGGACAAGCCGCAAGCGGTGGTTAAGGCCACCGGAAGCATTCTCCCACTGTACGTTATCCAAAATTTGAGCAAGAGTAAAGTACGCCACTCATTCCAATGTGAGCCGTTTGAATGTTTTGAGCATTGTGCACCCATTTGCGAACCCAGCACCTTGGGAAGAAAAACCGGTGTTTGTTGCAAACTAATGCGGCTATGATCAAGTCTCAAACTGTACTCCCCCcgttcgtctatttccatttttGCGAGTTTGCTATGGATTTCCTGCGACATtgggcagtagtcaatggtcctCTCCCTGTTACGGAATTCCTACGTGATTTATCCCTCACATTTAGTTTATCTAGTTGAAACAACTAGGCTGtgccgctcacagaagtctagcattaacttcccgttaAAATCTCTGTATCCGCCTGGATTCTCGaagtggccattcatgtcactcagcagaataatatcggaaGTCTCAACTCTGCTTCATATCGGCTCTGAGATAACTAAATCGTCTTCTTTCCCGCATTTGTCCCGTCTCCCTAAATACACTACCCCTAGCCATGTCATTTTACCGGCAATCGTTCCtaatacccagacatgttctttgtaagttgactttattctttgccaacaTCGACGTATCAGCTAGCATGCCTACCTGTCCCCACTTCATATCCGTTTCTGTTCTGTTGCtaccttcccagacgtagccatcagtAAACGCTGGTTCATCTAGATGCCATATCTGTCTTGCACAGAGTGTACGCGCACTATTTCATCGTCCTTCAACTGtggttctatttctaaccattgCGTTTATGTCTACCCCTTTGCATGTTTATGTAATTGATCCTGGTATTAAACTTTTTTTGGTAGTTTTCTTCCTCGACCTCCTAGCGGCCACTTCGTTGGGCTCAGCCTCCATTATTACGCTTTCTCCTTCACTTCTTTTTAACCCTACTGGCGgggttgcatcgaagttttaatcaatgtcaatttagaatctgagatttaggctaagcggagatattattgttactcttcattttgctttacccTGCTGACGACGAACAGCCAAAAAATAATGTAGATtaactcagctaatccaggatatacaaagcaaaatatattggcgttcactgtgttcattggcgtggcgttgacaatgttctagacggcgatggctttgaggaaaggaaaggcgcataactggctccctggatatgaggacgcctcattcgtgttttggtacatgtggtggtggtgagtGAGCGTGCGAGATGTGGctagaatgcattagcgctgcatgccacctcccagggtggtaggaagggcgcgctgcctatccagtgtgcggaaagcaaacaaagcaggcttttgctgtTGAACACCAAGCCGCGTACATGGTAGCgaaattgaggtctccactgagccacggagccggtttgcgcctttccttccggttagggcgctcgactactgatctggagttcccgggttcgaacccgaccacggcggctgcgtttttatggaggaaaaacgctaaggcgcccgtctgctgtgcgatgtcagtgcacgttaaagatccccaggtggtcgaaattattccggagccctccactacggcacctatttcttcctttcttctttcactcccttccttacccTCCccatatggcgcggttcaggtgtccaacgatgtgagacagatactgcgccatttcctttccccaaaaaccaattaattaaaacCTCACTCAGCCTCATCAGTTgaagttgaggtctccttagacgccctcacctcacttttcccgaggccactgctgacctcactcaacctcacctcaacctcaaattgtgaggttgaggtcggctgctcgacatcagaaaacaaacgaaaagcaaaccaaaaagcgattaagaagtttttcagttaaaaacaattctgagaatcatgtgagacaggaaagccaaatgGTGATATAGATAAAGAGGACTGGGGAAAGgcaggaatgttaaccagaaaggagttccggttggctaccctgcactgggggagaggaattaggggactaaaaggaggaagagagaggggaaaaaggcataacacactcacacgcacaacgctgtcacaatttgtcactcaattcagtcgctctcaagtaggcaaagagtgccttgtatgcttagagagcagtcgactgctgtggccacggaccgaggatcttttgctctgttaatgggcgaggatcgaggtggtccagggcacaacacagtgtatgtcttgcactcgaaaatgcagggcactcacagagaagatgagcgatggtctcgtcacaaccacagctttcacaggcagggctgtcggccttccccatccggaaagcatagtggtcggtaaatgcaacaccgatccataaacggcataacaatgttgcttcgagacgtgctaagttacgtggaagacgaaggcgcagtccaaggtccagtgccttgaggcggacgTTGCAAAACTTTctcgtgttccacgctgaaagtgtgagctccagcgccaaagggcgaagcccacacgcagcgtcaggtcttgatattgggatcctcactggaagtctgtcgttgtgagcagagcgcgcagccgcatcggcctggtgattaccgttataACCACAGTGTCCTGACAGCCACTGAAAattgatgtcatgacctttggatacggtgccgtgatacagtagacggatctcagcaacaagttgttcctgaaACCTGCGACGTaacgcagcttgcagggcttgaagggctgctctagagtcggtgaaaaccgtccattcatgtggaggttcttgactgatgaactctaccgcagcccgtaaggctgcgagttccgcaccagctGAAGATGTTGGAttggtcgtcttcactttcatgaagacggatctggccggtatcaccaccgccccctcagaactggtcgagtgaacggATCCAtgtgtgtaaacatgtatgcgttGACTGTGGTatgaatgcaggtgattcaatgtcagttgtttgagagcgggcagtgatacaccagctttcttcataattccaggaatatagaggtgaacccgaggttcttgaagactccataagggtgattacggtcttgacgcaggggtgaactccgatggaagatatgtgcgatgggcttcaatgactttggcgaatgcagtacgcggcctaattattggaaGTGTTGGGAGGTGAtaacagggaacccgtgtgaggtgccgaatatgtgttctcatggtgtcaacagcaatatatgtagtaacaggatgttcccggacaacaagaacagttgctgctgttgatgcacatttaggcagtccaaggcaggtaaggagagcttgcgcttgcacactttgaagagtcttgatatttgtatTTCTAATGGAAATGAAAATCGGAAGACTgtgccgcatgtagcccagaaatagggaacggtagaGTTGTAatatcgagcgcactgatgcgccccaggactttcccctgAGGAAGTAGAGGAGGTGGATAATCGCAATtaagtctctttctcatgtcgtagatatgtggactccacgagaggttcctgtcgatgacaacaccaaggaagcggtggcttctctcatagtgaatggcttcaccattaatgcgaatggtgtagcgtgacattattttgcgtttGAACGCcgcaagtgaacacttttcggtcgaaatgttcaggccgtGTAAGCGAAGATaggatgtcaatatcgatgccgccttttgaagtcttgcacgaacttgaggaccgGTCAcctctgatgcccaaatacagatatcatctttGCGCAAAGCGCCACTGCCCGCTTGGCCGTCTTCTGGTAGAAAATAATGCATTCACTGGCACGTCATAAGCACGCAGGCTATTTGAGCACGAAGGGATAGGAAGATGAAGCGCAAAACCTAGctcgttcgtatccctgattatactcctatattcttcgcagagtttttggccattggtttggctcttctcaaaattcccagacatgtcgcacgggttcttattctcacagactgcctttcagttattgtctctctccaaaattcggaaaaatctttcttgactcgttcacttaggttttttgttccgagcacagtgcgcgagatcctattggtctgggtacctgggcattcaggcgtctattttaacgaggtggtgatttattggcaaggtcagctctcagcgcacctgtaatatatcccgtccctcacctcattctgttagcagcttcacgtttccagcggttccaacatatttcagccactttgagtgatccgttgctgaataccgtggactttcaacacctaaagtacccatggaatatccggtggtgtaagtcaaggctttgtgaagtgtccatgacgctcctgcgatgtagaatccctcacttaaacttgtacttatgcaggtgcgggttcgctgcgacaaacctttgtgtatcatgtgggcaagttgaatcaatcgatcattttctcctctcttgccggcggttcgcggttcagagaaagcaatatctggaggttcctctttcgagactaggactgcctctgtctcttacagttcttc containing:
- the LOC144109603 gene encoding membrane metallo-endopeptidase-like 1, translating into MSPEISFGKRFDGPAFFIHHVPSLGVDLPRLLASRLGRTAAHNRRDSLRLRLDLLSDCLRRQHHSARPSSDAAAREDMLDLLALRVALHVFRHQVARGSRRFHMGAVSSAANVTYGTDQLFFYEFAMDRCEAYDEAYLQQRTVNGLRSPAPTLVNGPLRNLRTFARAFSCSRGSPMSPERICKL